The Bryobacteraceae bacterium genome includes a window with the following:
- a CDS encoding dehydrogenase has product MKRMKAAVLYGREEVRVEEVAVPAIEKGDVLVRVRAALTCGTDVKVFRRGYHAKMIVPPALFGHELAGDIVKVGSHVESFRVGQRIVAANSAPCLNCFYCRKGLENLCEDLLFNNGAYAEYIRIPARIVQRNMYEIPPHLSYQDAALIEPLACVLKGLEETNVRPGDNVVVIGQGPIGLMFVRLAKVYGARVIALGRRQSQLDRAMRMGAHDALINTDPDTVVREIKNLTGGYGADAVIEAVGNPDTWELAVKLLRRGGTAQFFGGCPSDTRITLETQLLHYSEIKCVASFHHTPAYIRKALDVVSRGDITARDFVNREEPLTNLLDVLRHLMSHNGHMKTAIIP; this is encoded by the coding sequence ATGAAACGCATGAAGGCTGCCGTGCTCTACGGGCGCGAGGAAGTGCGCGTGGAGGAGGTGGCCGTTCCGGCAATCGAAAAGGGCGACGTGCTCGTCCGCGTCCGCGCCGCGCTCACCTGCGGCACGGATGTCAAGGTGTTCCGCAGGGGCTACCACGCCAAGATGATCGTGCCCCCTGCGCTGTTCGGTCATGAACTCGCTGGCGACATCGTCAAGGTCGGGTCGCACGTGGAGAGCTTCCGCGTCGGCCAGCGCATCGTCGCAGCAAACTCGGCGCCCTGCCTGAACTGCTTCTATTGCCGCAAAGGGCTCGAGAACCTCTGCGAGGATCTCCTGTTCAACAACGGCGCTTACGCCGAGTACATCCGCATTCCCGCGCGCATCGTCCAGCGCAACATGTACGAGATCCCGCCGCATCTGAGCTATCAGGACGCGGCGCTGATCGAGCCGTTGGCCTGCGTGCTGAAGGGGCTCGAAGAGACCAACGTCCGGCCCGGCGACAACGTCGTGGTGATCGGCCAGGGTCCCATCGGCCTCATGTTCGTGCGCCTGGCCAAAGTGTATGGCGCGCGCGTCATCGCCCTGGGACGCCGCCAGTCCCAGCTCGACCGGGCCATGCGCATGGGCGCCCACGACGCCCTCATCAACACCGATCCCGACACGGTCGTGCGCGAGATCAAGAATCTTACCGGCGGCTATGGCGCCGATGCCGTCATCGAAGCCGTCGGCAACCCCGACACCTGGGAGCTGGCCGTGAAACTGCTTCGCCGGGGCGGCACCGCGCAGTTCTTCGGCGGCTGCCCCTCGGACACGCGCATCACTCTGGAGACGCAGCTCCTGCACTACTCGGAAATCAAGTGCGTCGCCAGCTTCCACCACACGCCCGCCTACATCCGCAAAGCGCTTGACGTGGTCAGCCGCGGCGACATTACCGCCCGCGACTTCGTCAACCGCGAGGAGCCGCTCACCAACCTCCTCGATGTGCTGCGCCACCTGATGAGCCACAACGGCCACATGAAAACGGCCATCATTCCTTGA
- the ctrB gene encoding squalene synthase HpnC, translating into MELLQPIPFLRSPEASGRQWSLTDSLHYTRWLATHHYENFHVVSLLLPKRLHQDFYNVYAFCRWADDLGDETGDPQESLRLLEWWRGELRALYGGKPPSHPVFVALGETVRRHDLPAEPFDDLIDAFIQDQTVTRYRDWGHVLDYCRRSANPVGRLVLMLCGYRDEERFRLSDSTCSALQLANFWQDVAVDLEKDRIYLPRHLMDQHGCSEDDLFARRCTQAFRRVMRDAVDYAQALFEQGLPLSRMVDRRLALDIDLFSRGGMKVLEKIRAQNYDVLSSRPAISKSERAMLFLRSLARLAFRRAA; encoded by the coding sequence GTGGAACTGCTCCAGCCCATCCCGTTCCTGCGCTCCCCGGAAGCTTCCGGCCGGCAGTGGTCCCTGACGGACTCGCTGCACTACACGCGCTGGCTGGCCACGCACCACTACGAAAACTTCCACGTCGTTTCCCTGCTGCTGCCGAAGCGGCTGCACCAGGACTTTTACAACGTCTACGCGTTCTGCCGCTGGGCTGATGATCTCGGCGATGAAACCGGCGACCCGCAGGAAAGCCTCCGGCTGCTGGAGTGGTGGCGCGGCGAACTGCGCGCCCTCTACGGCGGGAAGCCCCCCTCCCACCCCGTGTTCGTGGCTCTGGGAGAGACCGTCCGCCGCCACGATCTGCCTGCTGAACCGTTCGACGATTTGATCGACGCGTTCATTCAGGATCAGACTGTCACGCGCTACCGCGACTGGGGTCACGTTCTCGATTACTGCCGCCGTTCGGCCAATCCCGTGGGGCGTCTGGTGCTGATGCTCTGCGGCTACCGCGACGAGGAGCGTTTCCGGCTCTCGGACTCGACCTGCAGCGCCCTGCAGCTCGCCAATTTCTGGCAGGACGTGGCCGTGGATCTTGAAAAGGACCGGATCTATCTGCCCCGTCACCTGATGGACCAACACGGCTGCTCCGAGGACGATCTCTTTGCAAGGCGCTGCACGCAGGCTTTCCGCCGCGTCATGCGCGACGCAGTCGATTATGCGCAGGCGCTGTTCGAGCAGGGGCTTCCGCTGTCGCGCATGGTGGACCGCCGCCTCGCGCTCGATATCGACCTGTTCAGCCGCGGCGGCATGAAGGTGCTCGAAAAGATCCGCGCACAGAACTACGACGTTCTCAGCAGCCGTCCTGCCATCTCGAAATCCGAACGCGCGATGCTCTTCCTGCGCAGCCTCGCGCGCCTGGCTTTCCGGCGCGCCGCATGA
- a CDS encoding phytoene desaturase produces MNPLDASYRHCESVARRRARNFYYSFLALPAPKRRAMCALYAFMRECDDLSDGDRASMEGLRQWRAHLDAALQGSVPPHPVWPAFLDTVSRYRIPADCLYGMIEGVSSDLEPRSFETFEQLYRYCYLVASVVGIATIHVFGFSDPEAPRLAERCGIAFQLTNILRDVREDALNGRIYLPREDMTRFSVTAEMLAASSMSPELRNLLAFEAGRARGFYEEARPLIGMVEPDSRHALWALIEIYRRLLERIEQRDYDVLTDRVRLSALEKTSIALRAVLRRRAL; encoded by the coding sequence ATGAATCCGCTCGACGCCTCCTACCGCCATTGCGAATCGGTCGCCCGACGTCGCGCGCGGAACTTCTACTATTCGTTTCTCGCTCTGCCCGCGCCCAAGCGCCGCGCCATGTGCGCGCTGTACGCCTTCATGCGCGAGTGCGACGACCTGAGCGACGGCGACCGCGCCAGCATGGAGGGGCTGCGTCAGTGGCGCGCCCATCTCGACGCCGCCCTGCAGGGCAGCGTCCCGCCGCACCCTGTCTGGCCAGCCTTTCTCGACACTGTCTCGCGCTACCGCATCCCTGCCGACTGCCTCTACGGCATGATCGAGGGCGTTTCTTCCGATCTTGAACCGCGGTCCTTCGAGACGTTCGAGCAGCTCTACCGCTACTGCTACCTCGTCGCTTCGGTCGTGGGCATCGCCACCATCCACGTGTTCGGTTTCTCCGACCCAGAAGCGCCCCGGCTTGCCGAGCGCTGCGGCATCGCGTTCCAGCTCACCAACATCCTGCGCGATGTCCGGGAGGACGCGCTCAATGGCCGCATCTATCTGCCGCGGGAAGACATGACACGTTTTTCCGTGACGGCGGAGATGCTCGCCGCGTCTTCGATGAGCCCGGAACTGCGCAACCTTCTCGCCTTTGAAGCGGGACGCGCCCGCGGCTTCTACGAGGAAGCGCGGCCGCTGATCGGGATGGTCGAGCCCGACAGCCGCCACGCTCTCTGGGCTCTGATCGAGATCTACCGCCGCCTCCTGGAACGCATCGAACAGCGCGATTACGACGTGCTGACAGACCGGGTTCGTCTTTCCGCCCTCGAAAAGACCTCCATCGCTCTCCGCGCCGTTCTCCGCCGCCGTGCGCTCTGA
- a CDS encoding (2Fe-2S)-binding protein, with protein MPVFRFTVNGEPREVDTFDARPLLEVLREDLQLTGTKYGCGEGQCRACTVLIDGAPALSCITPVRSAAGKRITTIEGLARDGRLHPVQQAFAQEGAMQCGYCTPGMILQTVALLEKNPSPARAQILQALNGSLCRCNGYPRIVAAVEFAARLQRSMTAQQEVVHAAE; from the coding sequence ATGCCTGTCTTCCGCTTTACGGTCAACGGGGAGCCGCGCGAGGTGGATACCTTTGACGCCCGCCCGCTGCTCGAAGTCCTGCGCGAGGATCTGCAGCTCACGGGTACCAAGTACGGCTGCGGCGAAGGCCAGTGCCGCGCCTGCACGGTGCTGATCGACGGCGCGCCCGCTCTCTCCTGCATCACGCCCGTCCGCTCCGCCGCCGGCAAACGCATCACCACCATTGAAGGGCTCGCCAGAGACGGCAGGCTCCATCCGGTGCAACAGGCGTTTGCGCAGGAGGGCGCCATGCAGTGCGGCTACTGCACTCCCGGCATGATCCTGCAGACGGTCGCTCTGCTGGAAAAGAACCCTTCGCCGGCTCGCGCGCAGATCCTCCAGGCGCTCAACGGCAGCCTCTGCCGCTGCAACGGCTATCCGCGCATCGTCGCCGCCGTCGAGTTCGCCGCCCGGCTCCAGCGCAGCATGACAGCGCAGCAGGAGGTGGTCCATGCCGCGGAATAA
- a CDS encoding aldehyde oxidase, whose protein sequence is MPRNNAFEPDRFELFEPPCYRFEFTRRQLFGTLGAGWLVTVWVADAQAQERGESVEARIHLGDDGIFTVFSGKVEEGQGPRTELAMAAAEELGVPLERVRVVLGDTARTPDDWITAGSRTTPQTVPAVRRAAAAARGWLSGGKRLIENPRLREPSEWTVLGKGHWRTDARDIVTGAHRYPSDIALDGMLYGAVLRPPAYGAKLEAVDLESAKKAGAAAAVRDGDFAACAARTSFEARRALEAMAATARWSGGQKHNHTELFDHLRSTAKEKIPPLANRTHHAEFRTAYIQHAPMEPRAAVADWKDGRLTVWTGTSNPFGVRTDLARAFGLRETDVRVIVPDFGGGFGGKHTGEAALEAARLAREAGRPVKVRWTREEEFRWAYYRPAALIDVEAVLEGGRIRAWQFTNYNSGAAGLQTPYAIPDRREKYVPADSPLRPGSYRTLAATANNFAREAFMEELAAAANADPLDFRLAHLENARIRAVLEAACQKFGWRQRRAARRAPNRGIGLACGTEKNSVVAACVEVEVDPKARTVRLVEIVEAFECGALLNPWNTRSQVEGCILMGLGAVLREEILFENGRVINARFSQYRVPRFRDLPDKLEVVLLDRKDLPSAGAGETPIIALAPAMAAAVFDATGVRPRTLPLRW, encoded by the coding sequence ATGCCGCGGAATAACGCGTTCGAACCCGACCGCTTCGAGCTCTTCGAGCCTCCCTGCTACCGCTTCGAGTTCACGCGCCGCCAGCTCTTTGGAACACTCGGCGCCGGCTGGCTCGTCACCGTCTGGGTGGCGGACGCGCAGGCGCAGGAGCGCGGCGAAAGCGTCGAAGCCCGCATCCATCTGGGCGACGACGGCATCTTCACCGTCTTCAGCGGCAAGGTCGAGGAAGGGCAGGGACCCCGCACGGAGCTCGCCATGGCTGCGGCGGAAGAGCTCGGCGTTCCTCTGGAGCGCGTCCGCGTCGTCCTCGGCGATACCGCCCGCACGCCCGACGACTGGATCACCGCCGGCAGCCGCACCACTCCTCAAACCGTGCCCGCCGTGCGCCGCGCCGCCGCCGCCGCGCGCGGCTGGCTCTCCGGCGGGAAACGCCTGATCGAGAATCCCCGCCTGCGCGAGCCGTCCGAGTGGACGGTCCTCGGCAAAGGCCACTGGCGCACCGACGCCCGCGACATCGTCACCGGCGCGCACCGCTACCCCTCCGATATCGCGCTCGACGGCATGCTCTACGGCGCCGTGCTCCGCCCGCCCGCCTACGGCGCGAAGCTCGAAGCCGTCGATCTGGAATCCGCGAAGAAGGCGGGCGCCGCCGCTGCCGTCCGCGATGGCGATTTCGCCGCCTGCGCCGCACGCACTTCTTTCGAGGCCCGCCGCGCGCTGGAAGCCATGGCCGCCACCGCCCGCTGGTCCGGCGGCCAAAAACACAATCACACGGAATTGTTCGATCACCTCCGCTCGACCGCGAAGGAGAAGATTCCGCCGCTCGCAAATCGCACGCATCACGCCGAATTCCGCACCGCGTACATCCAGCACGCGCCCATGGAGCCGCGCGCTGCTGTGGCCGATTGGAAAGACGGCCGCCTCACCGTGTGGACCGGCACCAGCAACCCGTTCGGCGTCCGCACGGACCTGGCTCGCGCCTTCGGCCTGCGGGAGACGGACGTGCGGGTCATCGTGCCGGACTTCGGCGGCGGCTTCGGCGGCAAACACACCGGCGAAGCAGCTCTGGAAGCCGCGCGCCTCGCCAGGGAAGCCGGCCGCCCGGTGAAGGTCCGCTGGACGCGCGAGGAAGAGTTCCGCTGGGCCTACTACCGCCCCGCCGCGCTGATCGACGTCGAGGCCGTGCTCGAAGGCGGCCGCATCCGCGCCTGGCAGTTCACCAACTACAACTCCGGCGCCGCCGGACTTCAAACGCCATACGCCATCCCTGACCGCCGCGAAAAATACGTGCCCGCGGATTCTCCTCTGAGACCCGGCTCCTACCGCACGCTGGCCGCCACGGCCAACAACTTCGCCCGCGAGGCGTTCATGGAAGAACTGGCTGCAGCGGCAAATGCCGATCCGCTCGACTTCCGCCTGGCCCATCTCGAAAACGCCCGCATCCGCGCCGTGCTCGAAGCCGCCTGTCAGAAATTCGGCTGGCGGCAGCGCCGCGCCGCCAGGCGCGCGCCCAACCGCGGCATCGGCCTTGCCTGCGGCACGGAGAAGAACTCCGTCGTCGCCGCCTGCGTGGAAGTGGAAGTCGATCCGAAGGCCCGCACGGTGCGGCTCGTCGAGATCGTCGAAGCCTTTGAGTGCGGCGCGCTGCTGAATCCCTGGAACACGCGCTCCCAGGTGGAGGGCTGCATCCTGATGGGTCTTGGCGCGGTGCTCCGCGAGGAGATTCTCTTCGAAAACGGCCGTGTCATCAATGCGCGATTTTCGCAATACCGCGTGCCGCGCTTCCGCGATCTGCCGGACAAGCTCGAGGTGGTTCTGCTCGACCGCAAGGATCTGCCAAGCGCCGGCGCCGGAGAAACGCCGATCATCGCTCTGGCCCCGGCCATGGCCGCCGCCGTGTTCGACGCCACCGGTGTCCGCCCGCGCACGCTGCCCCTCCGCTGGTGA